In Streptomyces sclerotialus, one genomic interval encodes:
- the rph gene encoding rifamycin-inactivating phosphotransferase, giving the protein MNEQYVWDLQEVDETQVAAVGGKGAHLGELSRIEGIRVPGGFCVTTDAFRRIMAEAPSIDERLDQLSRLHPDDREGIRTLSAQIRRTVEETAIPDDLAAAITRALARLGAQAAYAVRSSATAEDLPTASFAGQQDTYLNVMGPAAILQHVSRCWASLFTERAVTYRRRNGIDHRTVHMAVVVQQMVFPQAAGILFTADPVTGNRKAATVDAGFGLGEALVSGLVNPDVFTVRDGEVVAKTIAAKQRAVHALPAGGTQEVAVDAQRQEQPALTDAQAVELVRLGRRIEAHFGRPQDIEWCLTDDGFRIVQSRPITTLFPVPETGDQENHVYVSVGHQQMMTDAMKPLGLSMWQLTAMVPMHEAGGRLFVDVTRRLGPPASRAALLDVMGRGDPLVRDALETVLDRDGFIPSLPDASPGGPPAGGPPAGGASAPIETDPAIVTELIERSQASIAALERDIAAKTGPALFDFLLEAFEEHKRVLSDPLSMQAIMAGMEATWWLNDKLYEWLGEKNAADTLTLSAPGNVTSEMGLALLDVADAIRPHPEVVAFLQGVGVEDDDFLDELTKLTGGTEARDAIESYLDRYGMRCVAEIDITRPRWRERPATLVPVILDNVKNFEPGAAERRFERGRQEALKKEQDVLSRLRALPDGDRKADETKRMIDRVRTFIGYREYPKYAIVSRYFVYKQALLAEAERLVRAGVLPEQEDVFYLTFQEFHDVVRSHRVDGRLIQQRKEAFRSYQSLTPPRVLTSDGEAVTGAYRRDDVPDGALVGLPVSAGTIEGRARVILDMADAELEAGDILVTSYTDPSWSPLFVGIAGLVTEVGGLMTHGAVIAREYGLPAVVGVEQATRLIRDGQRIRVHGTDGYVEILP; this is encoded by the coding sequence ATGAACGAGCAGTACGTGTGGGACCTCCAAGAGGTTGACGAGACGCAGGTCGCGGCCGTTGGCGGTAAGGGCGCGCACCTGGGCGAGCTGTCGCGGATCGAAGGCATCCGCGTACCGGGTGGCTTCTGCGTGACCACGGACGCCTTCCGGCGGATCATGGCGGAGGCGCCGTCGATCGATGAGCGGCTCGACCAGCTGTCGCGCTTGCACCCGGACGACCGGGAGGGAATCCGCACGCTCAGCGCGCAGATTCGCCGGACCGTCGAAGAAACTGCCATCCCGGACGATCTCGCGGCGGCGATCACTCGCGCGCTCGCCCGGCTCGGTGCGCAAGCCGCCTACGCCGTCCGGTCCAGCGCGACGGCGGAGGACCTGCCGACGGCCTCCTTCGCCGGCCAGCAGGACACATACCTCAACGTCATGGGCCCGGCGGCGATCCTCCAGCACGTCAGCCGGTGCTGGGCCTCGCTGTTCACCGAGCGGGCCGTGACCTACCGCCGGCGGAACGGCATCGACCACCGTACGGTCCACATGGCCGTGGTCGTGCAGCAGATGGTCTTCCCGCAGGCGGCCGGCATCCTGTTCACGGCCGACCCCGTCACGGGCAACCGGAAGGCCGCCACCGTGGACGCCGGTTTCGGCCTCGGCGAGGCCCTGGTGTCCGGCCTGGTGAACCCGGACGTCTTCACGGTGCGGGACGGCGAAGTCGTCGCCAAGACGATCGCCGCCAAACAGCGCGCCGTGCATGCCCTGCCGGCCGGCGGTACGCAGGAAGTGGCGGTCGACGCGCAGCGGCAGGAGCAGCCGGCGCTGACGGACGCGCAGGCCGTGGAGCTCGTACGGCTCGGGCGGCGGATCGAAGCGCACTTCGGCCGCCCGCAGGACATCGAATGGTGCCTGACCGATGACGGCTTCCGGATCGTTCAGAGCCGGCCGATCACGACGCTGTTCCCTGTCCCCGAGACCGGTGACCAGGAGAATCACGTCTACGTCTCCGTCGGTCATCAGCAGATGATGACCGACGCCATGAAGCCCCTGGGGCTCTCGATGTGGCAGCTGACGGCCATGGTGCCGATGCACGAGGCCGGCGGGAGGCTGTTCGTCGACGTCACCCGGCGCCTGGGCCCGCCCGCGAGCCGCGCCGCCCTCCTGGACGTCATGGGAAGAGGCGATCCGCTGGTCAGGGACGCGCTGGAGACCGTCCTCGACCGCGACGGTTTCATCCCGTCGCTCCCGGACGCGAGTCCCGGTGGCCCACCGGCCGGCGGGCCACCGGCCGGCGGCGCGTCCGCCCCGATCGAGACCGATCCGGCCATCGTCACCGAGCTGATCGAACGCAGCCAGGCGTCCATCGCCGCCCTGGAGCGCGACATCGCCGCGAAGACCGGACCGGCGCTGTTCGACTTCCTGCTGGAGGCCTTCGAGGAGCACAAGCGAGTCCTCAGCGATCCGCTGAGCATGCAGGCGATCATGGCGGGGATGGAGGCCACGTGGTGGCTCAACGACAAGCTGTACGAGTGGCTGGGCGAGAAGAACGCGGCTGACACGCTCACACTGTCCGCTCCCGGCAACGTCACCTCGGAGATGGGACTGGCGCTGCTCGACGTCGCGGACGCGATCCGCCCGCATCCGGAGGTGGTGGCCTTCCTCCAGGGTGTCGGCGTCGAGGACGACGACTTCCTGGACGAGCTGACGAAGCTTACGGGCGGTACCGAAGCGCGCGACGCCATCGAGTCCTACCTCGACCGGTACGGCATGCGCTGCGTCGCCGAGATCGACATCACGAGGCCGCGTTGGCGCGAGCGCCCCGCCACGCTCGTGCCCGTGATCCTCGACAACGTCAAAAACTTCGAGCCGGGCGCCGCCGAGCGGCGCTTCGAGCGAGGACGGCAGGAGGCACTGAAGAAGGAACAGGACGTGCTGTCACGCCTGCGGGCCCTGCCGGACGGGGACCGGAAGGCCGACGAGACCAAGCGGATGATCGACCGGGTCCGCACCTTCATCGGGTACCGGGAGTACCCGAAGTACGCCATCGTCAGCCGCTACTTCGTCTACAAGCAGGCCTTGCTGGCGGAGGCCGAGCGCCTCGTGCGGGCAGGCGTGCTTCCTGAGCAGGAGGACGTCTTCTACCTCACGTTCCAGGAGTTCCACGACGTCGTGCGCTCGCACCGGGTGGATGGCCGGCTCATCCAGCAGCGCAAGGAAGCGTTCCGGTCGTACCAGTCGCTCACACCGCCGCGGGTGCTCACATCGGACGGCGAGGCCGTCACCGGGGCGTACCGGCGCGACGACGTGCCGGACGGTGCCCTGGTCGGCCTGCCGGTTTCCGCCGGGACCATCGAGGGAAGGGCCCGCGTCATCCTTGACATGGCGGACGCCGAACTCGAAGCGGGCGACATCCTGGTCACGTCCTACACGGACCCCAGCTGGTCGCCGCTGTTCGTCGGAATCGCGGGCCTGGTCACGGAGGTGGGCGGCCTGATGACCCATGGCGCAGTGATCGCCCGGGAGTACGGT
- a CDS encoding PLP-dependent aminotransferase family protein — MAQANPSPSAGRTGDAGPAGRTGHAGRAGHASRTDRVLGSRQLAAMLPDPTGMRPAYRHLAQAIGALILDGRVALHVRLPAERELAAALNISRATVTAVYDLLREGGYARSRQGSGTWTTLPEGRTPSGVKRLLGASETAIDLARAAPALPERTLADALAEVSPQLAEHVHTPGYHPYGLPELRAAIAERFTRRGLPTRPEQILVTAGAQHALTLVLGLLCGPGDRVLVENPSYPNALDAMRRARLRTVSVPVTDTGWDIEIIESTLRQTVPQLAYLIPDFHNPTGCLMPERERVRTLRAAERSGTWLVIDETLADLALDVPAPPPFASHAAPGATGRLVTIGSMSKTHWAGLRIGWLRAPARLVTELAGQRVATDMGGSVLDQLLALHLLTRPRGLLPARLEQLRGQRAALAAALTEHLPQWAWELPPGGLSLWVDLGEPIASALAERALEHGVRIESGAYFATDPGIFEHRLRIPYTTPPDTLREAVHRIATARTAGLPSSSAIRRPHWIA; from the coding sequence ATGGCTCAGGCGAACCCGTCGCCGTCCGCGGGCCGTACGGGCGATGCGGGTCCTGCGGGTCGTACGGGCCATGCGGGTCGTGCGGGCCACGCGAGCCGTACGGACCGCGTCCTGGGCAGCCGGCAGCTCGCCGCGATGCTGCCCGACCCGACGGGCATGCGACCCGCCTACCGCCACCTCGCCCAGGCGATCGGCGCCCTGATCCTGGACGGACGCGTCGCCCTGCACGTCAGGCTCCCCGCCGAACGGGAGCTGGCCGCGGCGCTGAACATCAGCCGGGCCACCGTCACCGCCGTGTACGACCTGCTGCGCGAGGGCGGCTACGCCCGCAGCCGCCAGGGTTCCGGTACCTGGACGACGCTGCCGGAAGGCCGTACGCCCAGCGGTGTCAAGCGCCTGCTCGGGGCAAGCGAAACCGCGATCGACCTGGCCAGGGCCGCGCCCGCCCTTCCGGAGCGGACGCTCGCCGACGCCCTGGCCGAGGTGTCCCCGCAACTGGCCGAGCACGTGCACACACCCGGCTACCACCCCTACGGCCTGCCGGAACTGCGCGCCGCCATCGCCGAGCGCTTCACCCGCCGCGGCCTGCCCACCCGACCGGAACAGATCCTGGTGACCGCCGGCGCCCAGCACGCCCTGACCCTCGTCCTGGGGCTGCTGTGCGGCCCCGGCGACCGCGTCCTGGTCGAGAATCCGTCCTACCCGAACGCCCTGGACGCGATGCGCCGCGCCCGGCTCCGCACGGTGTCGGTCCCCGTCACCGACACCGGCTGGGACATCGAGATCATCGAATCGACCCTGCGCCAGACGGTTCCCCAACTGGCTTACCTGATACCCGACTTCCACAACCCGACCGGCTGCCTCATGCCCGAGCGCGAACGCGTCCGTACCCTGCGGGCGGCGGAGCGCTCCGGCACCTGGCTGGTCATCGACGAGACGCTGGCCGACCTCGCCCTCGACGTGCCCGCGCCCCCTCCCTTCGCCTCCCACGCCGCGCCGGGCGCGACCGGCCGGCTCGTCACCATCGGCTCGATGAGCAAGACCCACTGGGCCGGGCTGCGCATCGGCTGGCTGCGCGCCCCCGCACGCCTCGTCACCGAACTCGCCGGTCAGCGGGTCGCCACCGACATGGGCGGCTCGGTCCTGGACCAGCTCCTCGCCCTGCACCTGCTCACCCGGCCCCGCGGCCTCCTTCCCGCCCGCCTGGAGCAACTGCGCGGCCAGCGGGCGGCACTGGCCGCCGCGCTGACCGAACACCTCCCGCAGTGGGCCTGGGAACTGCCGCCGGGCGGCCTGTCGCTCTGGGTGGACCTGGGCGAGCCCATCGCCTCGGCACTCGCCGAGCGGGCCCTGGAACACGGCGTACGCATCGAGAGCGGCGCCTACTTCGCCACCGACCCCGGCATCTTCGAACACCGCCTCCGCATCCCGTACACCACACCACCGGACACCCTGCGCGAAGCCGTACACCGCATAGCCACCGCCCGCACCGCAGGCCTCCCGTCCTCCTCGGCCATACGACGGCCGCACTGGATCGCCTGA
- a CDS encoding YitT family protein — translation MGRQRQTGMGRQRRQRGLPALTYCPLRERPVRRLPQLFAGLALYGFSLSVMVRASLGVNPWSVLYEGLAEHTSLSFGTISAVVGALVLVLWIPLRQRPTFGTFANVVVLACASDAGLRLLPEDLGLPARIGLLLGGILLNGLAVAVYVGARFGPGPRDGLMTGTAAVTGRSLRQVRTLMEITVLVAGALLGGTVGAGTVLYALAVGPVTQYCLPWFAYRSTVTPSVRSPLRRPVRPSPLPARSRR, via the coding sequence ATGGGACGGCAACGGCAAACCGGCATGGGGCGGCAACGACGACAGCGGGGACTGCCCGCGCTCACCTACTGCCCGCTCCGTGAGCGTCCCGTGCGCCGCCTGCCCCAGCTGTTCGCCGGGCTCGCGCTGTACGGGTTCAGCCTCTCGGTCATGGTCCGGGCGTCGTTGGGCGTCAACCCCTGGAGCGTGCTGTACGAGGGGCTGGCGGAGCACACCTCACTGAGCTTCGGGACGATCAGCGCCGTGGTGGGTGCTCTCGTGCTCGTGCTGTGGATTCCACTCAGGCAGCGGCCGACGTTCGGCACGTTCGCCAACGTCGTGGTCCTGGCGTGCGCTTCCGATGCCGGGCTCCGGCTGCTCCCCGAGGACCTCGGGCTGCCGGCCCGGATCGGGCTGCTCCTCGGTGGCATCCTCCTCAACGGGCTCGCCGTCGCGGTGTATGTCGGGGCGCGCTTCGGGCCCGGGCCGCGGGACGGGCTGATGACCGGTACGGCCGCCGTCACCGGGCGGTCCCTCCGGCAGGTCCGCACCCTGATGGAGATCACCGTGCTCGTGGCCGGCGCGCTGCTCGGCGGGACCGTGGGGGCCGGAACGGTGCTGTACGCGCTCGCGGTCGGCCCGGTCACCCAGTACTGCCTGCCGTGGTTCGCCTACCGGAGCACGGTCACACCGTCCGTACGGTCACCCCTGCGGCGGCCAGTGCGTCCGTCTCCTCTTCCGGCGCGGTCCCGTCGGTGA
- a CDS encoding DeoR/GlpR family DNA-binding transcription regulator: MATTASTDRLRRITEAVREAGRIGVAELAGLTGASEMTIRRDLEVLAGQGVLERYRGGARSLLLRGEEPPFALRAQEGISAKRRIAAEVAGLIADGESVVLDSGTTCLEVARALEPRRLTVMPLSLHAVTALTGAAQLTLLVPGGRPRPGELALTGPLTEASLAALRFDTAVIGCCGLNATDGLTAYDLDDAAVKRAAIASSRRVIVVAEAEKFSRTALALVAPAAALHAVVTDGTAPEEETDALAAAGVTVRTV; the protein is encoded by the coding sequence GTGGCGACAACAGCGAGTACAGACCGGCTGAGGCGGATCACCGAGGCCGTACGCGAGGCGGGGCGGATCGGCGTCGCGGAGCTGGCCGGCCTGACCGGCGCTTCGGAGATGACCATCCGCCGTGACCTGGAGGTGCTGGCCGGCCAGGGCGTCCTGGAGCGTTATCGCGGCGGGGCGCGCAGCCTGCTGCTGCGCGGTGAGGAGCCGCCGTTCGCACTGCGGGCGCAGGAGGGCATCAGCGCGAAGCGGCGTATCGCCGCCGAGGTCGCAGGCCTGATCGCCGACGGGGAGTCCGTCGTCCTCGACAGCGGGACGACCTGCCTGGAGGTGGCCCGAGCCCTGGAACCGCGACGGCTGACCGTGATGCCGCTGTCCCTGCACGCGGTGACCGCACTGACCGGGGCGGCACAGCTGACCCTGCTCGTCCCCGGCGGCCGTCCCCGGCCGGGCGAGCTGGCGCTGACCGGCCCGCTGACCGAGGCGTCGCTCGCCGCCCTCCGCTTCGACACGGCGGTCATCGGCTGCTGCGGACTGAACGCGACGGACGGTCTGACCGCCTACGACCTCGACGACGCCGCCGTCAAACGTGCCGCGATCGCGTCGTCCCGCCGTGTCATCGTCGTCGCCGAGGCGGAGAAGTTCTCCCGCACGGCCCTCGCCCTCGTCGCCCCCGCCGCCGCCCTGCACGCCGTCGTCACCGACGGGACCGCGCCGGAAGAGGAGACGGACGCACTGGCCGCCGCAGGGGTGACCGTACGGACGGTGTGA
- a CDS encoding MFS transporter, whose amino-acid sequence MERSLRYGRVATFAYFALNGFVLGMWVVHIPTVEQQTGTTHAVLGWLLLLLGLGAFTGMQITGPLTDRLGARTVVPLSAALCSAAVVLPGLAANAWTLAAALLLLGFGNGCLDVSMNAHAVQVERGYGRPVMSAFHATFSLGGVLAALIGARTLSWGWSPAVTLGAVAVFGLVVAAAAAGGLLRSARTASTTRTAAEANPAGTATGTGTELQATGTGTELQATGTGTELQAAGTGTETGTAAARRTRTPRRIWFLAVLAFMLMLCEGVANDWSVLHLRDVLDAPAATAAFAYGAFSTAMTVGRLLADRVSGRFGAVAVLRYGAAVGALGMAVAALSPWVPLALVGWAVFGAGLSGCIPQLFSAAGHADQDAAGVNVSRVAGLGYLGMLAGPAVIGPLTHLAPLNITFFLPVVLCAVAACTAAVLRTTPNPAAVPLPAAEQALDGGQR is encoded by the coding sequence ATGGAGAGATCTCTGCGGTACGGCCGAGTGGCCACCTTCGCCTACTTCGCCCTGAACGGCTTCGTCCTGGGCATGTGGGTCGTCCACATCCCCACCGTCGAGCAGCAGACCGGAACCACGCATGCCGTGCTGGGCTGGCTCCTGCTGCTGCTCGGCCTCGGCGCCTTCACGGGAATGCAGATCACGGGGCCGCTCACGGACCGCCTCGGCGCACGCACCGTCGTACCGCTCAGCGCCGCCCTGTGCAGCGCGGCCGTCGTCCTGCCGGGCCTCGCGGCGAACGCCTGGACACTGGCCGCCGCGCTGCTGCTGCTCGGGTTCGGCAACGGCTGTCTCGACGTGAGCATGAACGCCCATGCCGTGCAGGTCGAGCGGGGTTACGGCCGTCCCGTCATGTCCGCCTTCCACGCCACCTTCTCCCTCGGCGGCGTCCTCGCGGCACTGATCGGTGCCCGCACGCTCAGCTGGGGCTGGAGTCCCGCCGTCACCCTCGGCGCGGTGGCCGTCTTCGGCCTCGTCGTGGCGGCGGCCGCCGCCGGCGGTCTGCTGCGGTCCGCGCGGACCGCATCGACCACACGGACCGCCGCCGAGGCGAACCCGGCCGGGACGGCGACCGGTACGGGTACGGAGCTCCAGGCGACCGGTACGGGTACGGAGCTCCAGGCGACCGGTACGGGTACGGAGCTCCAGGCGGCGGGCACGGGCACGGAGACCGGGACGGCGGCGGCGCGCCGGACTCGGACTCCTCGGCGCATCTGGTTCCTGGCCGTGCTCGCGTTCATGCTGATGCTCTGCGAAGGGGTGGCCAACGACTGGAGCGTGCTCCATCTCCGGGACGTGCTGGACGCCCCGGCCGCCACCGCGGCCTTCGCGTACGGGGCTTTCTCCACCGCCATGACCGTCGGGCGGCTGCTCGCCGACCGGGTGTCGGGCCGGTTCGGGGCGGTGGCCGTCCTCCGCTACGGCGCCGCCGTGGGCGCGCTCGGCATGGCCGTCGCGGCACTCTCGCCGTGGGTGCCGCTCGCGCTGGTGGGCTGGGCCGTGTTCGGCGCGGGGCTTTCCGGGTGCATCCCCCAGCTGTTCAGCGCGGCGGGCCACGCCGACCAGGACGCGGCCGGTGTCAACGTCTCGCGCGTCGCCGGGCTCGGCTACCTCGGCATGCTCGCCGGGCCTGCGGTCATCGGGCCGCTGACCCACCTCGCCCCGCTCAACATCACGTTCTTCCTGCCCGTGGTCCTGTGCGCGGTCGCCGCCTGCACGGCGGCCGTACTGCGGACCACGCCGAATCCCGCCGCCGTACCGCTGCCCGCCGCCGAGCAGGCGCTCGACGGCGGGCAGCGGTAG
- a CDS encoding aminotransferase class I/II-fold pyridoxal phosphate-dependent enzyme, with product MTTELNPDALTGLLEQARQDYQDLAGRGLSLDLTRGKPAPEQLDLSDDLLSLPGGRRTAADGTDVRNYGGLQGLPELREIFAEVLQVPAAQLLALGNSSLELMHDCLVHALLGKVPGAESRWVDQERIAFLCPVPGYDRHFGLCERFGIDMIPVPMTPEGPDMDVVARLAAEDPAVKGIWCVPKYSNPDGVCYSDATVARLASMPTAAPDFRIFWDNAYAVHHLTDEPVEIADLLAACAEAGNPDRAFVFGSTSKITAAGAGVAFFGSSPENVRWLLAHNAKRSIGPDKINQLRHVLFLRDADGVRAHMERQRALLRPKFETVARILDAELGGTGLATWTSPKGGYFVTLEVPDGCAKEVVRRAAEAGIVLTPAGATHPYGDDPRDAVIRIAPSYPGLAELEQAIEGLAVCVRLVGYEKQAG from the coding sequence ATGACCACCGAGCTGAACCCCGACGCCCTGACCGGGCTTCTTGAGCAGGCCCGGCAGGACTACCAGGACCTCGCCGGACGCGGGCTCTCGCTCGACCTCACCCGGGGCAAGCCCGCGCCGGAGCAGCTCGACCTCTCCGACGACCTGCTGAGCCTGCCCGGCGGGCGGCGCACCGCGGCCGACGGCACGGACGTACGCAACTACGGCGGCCTCCAGGGCCTGCCCGAGCTGCGGGAAATCTTCGCCGAGGTGCTCCAGGTGCCGGCCGCGCAGCTGCTCGCACTCGGCAACTCCAGCCTTGAGCTGATGCACGACTGCCTGGTGCACGCACTGCTGGGCAAGGTCCCCGGCGCCGAGTCGCGCTGGGTGGACCAGGAGCGCATCGCGTTCCTGTGCCCGGTGCCCGGCTACGACCGGCACTTCGGCCTCTGCGAGCGGTTCGGCATCGACATGATCCCGGTGCCGATGACCCCCGAGGGCCCGGACATGGACGTCGTGGCGCGGCTTGCCGCCGAGGACCCGGCGGTCAAGGGCATCTGGTGCGTGCCGAAGTACAGCAACCCGGACGGGGTCTGCTACAGCGACGCCACCGTGGCGCGGCTCGCCTCGATGCCCACCGCCGCACCCGATTTCCGGATCTTCTGGGACAACGCCTACGCCGTCCACCACCTCACGGACGAGCCCGTCGAGATCGCCGACCTGCTCGCCGCCTGCGCCGAGGCCGGCAACCCGGACCGCGCTTTCGTCTTCGGCTCCACCTCGAAGATCACCGCGGCGGGTGCGGGGGTCGCCTTCTTCGGCTCGTCGCCGGAGAACGTGCGCTGGCTCCTCGCCCACAACGCCAAGCGGTCGATCGGCCCCGACAAGATCAATCAGCTGCGGCACGTCCTGTTCCTGCGGGACGCCGACGGGGTGCGGGCCCACATGGAGCGCCAGCGCGCCCTGCTCCGGCCCAAGTTCGAGACGGTCGCGCGGATCCTCGACGCCGAGCTGGGCGGCACCGGGCTCGCCACCTGGACCTCACCCAAGGGCGGCTACTTCGTGACCCTGGAGGTACCGGACGGCTGCGCCAAGGAGGTCGTACGCCGCGCCGCCGAGGCGGGCATCGTGCTGACCCCCGCCGGCGCCACGCACCCGTACGGCGACGACCCGCGTGACGCGGTCATCCGGATCGCCCCCAGCTACCCGGGCCTCGCGGAGCTGGAGCAGGCGATCGAGGGCCTGGCCGTCTGCGTCCGCCTCGTGGGCTACGAGAAGCAGGCCGGCTGA
- a CDS encoding response regulator: protein MSTPPRPVRLLICDDHAVVRAGLLALLGSAPDIEVVGEAGSGEEAVALAAQLVPDVVLMDLQLGPGIDGVEATRRSTALRDGAPYVLVLTTYDTDADITRAIEAGATGYLLKAERPEELFAAIHSAAQGRTALSPPVAGRVMARMRSPRPSLTARELDILGQLARGLGNRDIARALFISEATVKTHLGRIYDKLGVDTRSGAVAVAKEQRLLP, encoded by the coding sequence GTGAGCACCCCACCCCGTCCCGTACGGCTGCTGATCTGCGACGACCACGCGGTCGTACGGGCCGGACTGCTCGCCCTGCTGGGCAGCGCGCCGGACATCGAGGTCGTCGGCGAGGCCGGCAGTGGTGAGGAGGCGGTGGCGCTGGCCGCGCAGCTCGTACCGGACGTGGTCCTCATGGACCTGCAGCTCGGGCCCGGCATCGACGGAGTCGAGGCCACCCGCCGCAGCACGGCTCTCCGGGACGGTGCCCCGTACGTACTCGTCCTCACCACCTACGACACCGACGCCGACATCACCCGCGCCATCGAGGCGGGCGCCACCGGTTATCTGCTCAAGGCCGAGCGGCCCGAGGAACTGTTCGCGGCCATCCACTCCGCCGCGCAGGGCCGCACCGCGCTGTCGCCGCCGGTCGCCGGGCGGGTCATGGCCCGGATGCGCAGCCCGCGCCCTTCCCTCACCGCCCGGGAGCTGGACATCCTCGGCCAGCTCGCCCGGGGCCTGGGCAATCGCGACATCGCCCGCGCCCTGTTCATCAGCGAGGCCACCGTGAAGACCCACCTGGGCCGTATCTACGACAAACTCGGCGTCGACACCCGCTCCGGCGCCGTTGCGGTCGCCAAGGAGCAGCGCCTGCTGCCCTGA
- a CDS encoding multidrug effflux MFS transporter, protein MVSPPHTHSTAEEAPRTADAAPAAAATQPRKRAGALIAVLGALTGIAPLATDMYVPGFPSMGESLHASSSAVQLTMTTFLAGLVVGQVLVGPVSDGLGRRGLLIWGGVGFTVLSLACAVAPNVEVLTAARFLQGVCGAAGMVLARAVITDRFHGPDIPRYFALLSQILGVAPVAAPVVGGVILSVATWRAVFVVLAVIGAVLLLSVLAKVPESLPPERRHSGGIGGTFRAMGTLMGNRAFMGYVLVLGFSAAALFAYISGSSFVFENLYGVSATVYSLIFACNAIAMLIAGAVFGRLARRHIPLNTLLTAGVCLSVLGALAQVLLLPTVGGTLAGTWICLFLTLGGVGMTFPATMSLGQTLGRAAPGAASALLGGLQFLFGAAASPLVGAFGEGSSAPMALIMLISLAAAALCLVALVRPWQHRDAMR, encoded by the coding sequence ATGGTATCTCCGCCTCATACTCACAGTACCGCCGAAGAGGCCCCGCGCACCGCCGACGCGGCCCCGGCCGCCGCCGCGACGCAGCCGCGCAAGCGTGCGGGCGCCCTGATCGCGGTCCTCGGCGCGCTCACCGGCATCGCCCCGCTCGCCACGGACATGTACGTGCCGGGCTTCCCCTCCATGGGCGAATCCCTGCACGCGAGCAGCTCCGCCGTCCAGCTCACCATGACCACCTTCCTGGCCGGTCTCGTCGTCGGACAGGTGCTGGTGGGGCCGGTCAGCGACGGCCTGGGCCGGCGCGGACTGCTGATCTGGGGCGGCGTCGGCTTCACCGTGCTGTCCCTGGCCTGCGCCGTCGCCCCGAACGTCGAGGTGCTGACCGCCGCCCGGTTCCTTCAGGGCGTCTGCGGAGCCGCGGGCATGGTCCTGGCCCGCGCGGTGATCACCGACCGCTTCCACGGTCCGGACATCCCGCGCTACTTCGCGCTGCTGTCACAGATCCTCGGTGTCGCACCGGTCGCGGCGCCCGTCGTCGGCGGCGTCATCCTCTCGGTCGCCACCTGGCGCGCCGTCTTCGTCGTCCTGGCCGTCATCGGCGCGGTACTGCTGCTCTCGGTGCTGGCCAAGGTCCCGGAGTCGCTGCCGCCCGAGCGCCGCCACAGCGGCGGCATCGGCGGCACCTTCCGCGCGATGGGCACCCTGATGGGCAACCGTGCCTTCATGGGGTACGTACTCGTCCTCGGCTTCAGTGCGGCAGCCCTCTTCGCCTACATCAGCGGATCGAGCTTCGTCTTCGAGAACCTCTACGGCGTCTCCGCCACGGTCTACTCGCTGATCTTCGCGTGCAACGCGATCGCCATGCTCATCGCCGGGGCGGTCTTCGGCAGGCTCGCACGCCGCCACATCCCCCTGAACACACTGCTGACCGCCGGAGTCTGCCTCTCGGTACTGGGCGCACTGGCGCAGGTCCTGCTGCTGCCCACGGTCGGCGGCACCCTGGCCGGCACCTGGATCTGCCTGTTCCTCACCCTGGGCGGCGTCGGCATGACCTTCCCCGCGACGATGAGCCTCGGCCAGACCCTGGGCCGCGCAGCGCCCGGTGCGGCCTCGGCCCTCCTCGGCGGCCTCCAGTTCCTCTTCGGCGCGGCAGCCTCCCCCCTGGTGGGCGCCTTCGGCGAAGGGAGCTCGGCCCCGATGGCCCTCATCATGCTCATATCCCTCGCCGCGGCGGCCCTCTGCCTGGTCGCCCTGGTCCGCCCCTGGCAGCACCGGGACGCCATGCGGTGA
- a CDS encoding MarR family winged helix-turn-helix transcriptional regulator, producing MLPLPPSVIREQWAAHNPGLDTSPMEVVALAKRIIALFDQAVEPLYDGAPLTAPELDVLVPLRYADEPAIARRLAENMGVSRAGMSKALAKLEKRGFIERAPNPADRRAALVTVTPAGKEAIDALFPRQLAVEAELLAELGDDRARIVDALARLAEVMERRVAEGPLAGVGSTRTAPPA from the coding sequence GTGCTGCCCCTCCCCCCGTCCGTCATCCGCGAGCAGTGGGCCGCCCACAACCCCGGTCTGGACACCTCGCCCATGGAGGTGGTGGCGCTGGCCAAACGCATCATCGCCCTGTTCGACCAGGCGGTCGAGCCGCTCTACGACGGCGCGCCGCTCACCGCGCCCGAGCTGGACGTGCTGGTCCCGCTGCGGTACGCGGACGAACCCGCCATCGCCCGCCGACTCGCCGAGAACATGGGCGTCTCCCGGGCCGGCATGAGCAAGGCACTGGCCAAGCTGGAGAAGCGCGGCTTCATCGAGCGCGCGCCCAACCCCGCCGACCGCCGGGCCGCACTCGTCACCGTCACCCCCGCCGGCAAGGAAGCCATCGACGCCCTCTTCCCGCGCCAGCTCGCCGTCGAGGCCGAACTCCTCGCCGAGCTGGGCGACGACCGGGCCCGGATCGTGGACGCGCTGGCCCGGCTCGCCGAGGTCATGGAGCGCCGGGTGGCCGAAGGCCCGCTCGCCGGCGTGGGCAGCACCCGCACCGCACCGCCCGCCTGA